One part of the Vitis riparia cultivar Riparia Gloire de Montpellier isolate 1030 chromosome 6, EGFV_Vit.rip_1.0, whole genome shotgun sequence genome encodes these proteins:
- the LOC117917124 gene encoding laccase-12-like: MEANNIIIKPRGCSLFLGLFLFFAFSASLADAETHYHDFVVQQTPVKRLCRTHNIITVNGQFPGPTLEVRDGDTLVIKVVNSARYNVTLHWHGIRQMRTPWADGPEFVTQCPIRPGATYTYRFTIENQEGTLWWHAHSKWLRATVYGALVIYPKMGSSYPFPQPNHEAPILLGEWWDRDPISVLRQATFTGAAPNISDAYTINGQPGDLYRCSSKETVRLPLDSGERILLRIINSALNQQLFFSVANHKLTVVGADAAYTKPFTTTIVMLGPGQTTDVLLTADQPPARYYMAARAYDSAQNAPFDNTTTTAILEYKGACSTKKGQSSKPVFPRLPAYNDTPTVTAFTSRFKSLTTAKVPTKIDESLFFTIGFGFFNCRPGPRCQGPNGTRFGASMNNVSFVLPSSNSILQASYQGIPGVFTTDFPASPPLQFDYTGNVSRALWQPVRGTKVYKLKYGSTVQIVLQDTSIFTIENHPMHLHGYHFYVLALGFGNFNPVTDTAKFNLIDPPVRNTIGVPTGGWAVIRFVADNPGTWLMHCHIDAHLTWGLAMVFLVENGAGELQSIEPPPADLPPC; encoded by the exons ATGGAGGCAAACAACATTATCATCAAGCCCAGGGGCTGTTCCCTCTTCCTAGGCCTTTTCCTGTTCTTTGCCTTTTCAGCTTCTTTAGCAGACGCAGAAACTCACTACCATGACTTTGTT GTTCAACAAACGCCAGTGAAGAGGCTGTGCAGAACCCATAACATAATCACAGTGAATGGGCAGTTTCCAGGGCCAACCTTGGAAGTACGAGATGGAGATACTCTTGTGATCAAAGTTGTAAACAGCGCTCGTTACAATGTCACCCTCCActg GCATGGAATTCGTCAGATGAGGACACCATGGGCGGATGGACCTGAATTTGTGACCCAGTGTCCAATCCGACCAGGAGCCACCTACACTTACCGGTTCACAATTGAAAACCAGGAGGGGACCTTATGGTGGCATGCTCACAGCAAATGGCTTAGAGCTACTGTTTATGGAGCTCTTGTCATCTATCCTAAAATGGGTTCTTCTTACCCCTTCCCACAGCCCAACCACGAGGCCCCCATCCTTCTTG GTGAATGGTGGGATAGGGACCCCATTTCTGTCTTAAGACAGGCAACTTTTACTGGAGCAGCTCCAAATATATCTGATGCATACACCATTAATGGCCAACCTGGAGATCTATACAGATGTTCCAGCAAAG AGACAGTAAGATTACCACTGGACTCCGGCGAGAGGATTCTGCTCAGAATCATTAACTCCGCACTCAATCAGCAACTCTTTTTCTCAGTTGCCAATCACAAACTGACCGTTGTTGGAGCTGATGCCGCCTACACCAAGCCTTTCACAACCACAATCGTGATGCTGGGGCCAGGTCAAACTACCGATGTTTTACTCACTGCTGATCAGCCCCCTGCCCGCTACTACATGGCAGCAAGAGCCTATGACAGTGCCCAGAATGCGCCATTCGACAACACCACTACTACCGCAATCCTTGAGTACAAAGGTGCCTGCTCTACCAAAAAAGGCCAGTCTTCAAAGCCTGTTTTCCCACGGCTGCCTGCCTACAATGATACTCCCACTGTGACAGCATTCACCAGCCGATTTAAGAGTCTTACCACGGCGAAGGTCCCCACCAAGATTGATGAGAGCCTGTTTTTCACGATAGGGTTTGGATTCTTTAACTGCCGCCCTGGCCCCCGGTGCCAAGGCCCGAATGGAACCCGGTTCGGTGCCAGTATGAATAATGTTTCCTTTGTACTACCGTCAAGCAACTCCATACTCCAAGCTTCCTACCAAGGCATCCCTGGTGTATTCACCACAGACTTCCCAGCTTCCCCACCATTACAATTTGATTATACTGGAAACGTGAGCAGAGCACTGTGGCAACCTGTGAGGGGGACGAAGGTTTACAAGTTGAAGTATGGTTCTACTGTGCAGATTGTGTTGCAGGATACCAGTATCTTCACAATAGAGAACCACCCAATGCATCTCCATGGCTACCATTTCTATGTTCTTGCACTAGGTTTTGGGAATTTCAACCCAGTAACAGATACAGCCAAGTTTAACCTCATTGACCCGCCGGTGAGGAATACGATTGGAGTGCCGACTGGTGGGTGGGCCGTGATTCGATTTGTGGCTGATAACCCAG GAACCTGGCTGATGCATTGCCACATTGATGCTCATCTCACTTGGGGTTTGGCAATGGTTTTCTTGGTTGAGAATGGAGCTGGGGAATTGCAGTCCATAGAGCCACCTCCGGCGGATCTACCACCTTGTTAA
- the LOC117915982 gene encoding cation/H(+) antiporter 24-like: MVKIDPNARDLVSCRTTVNKHRSIGIFYGENPLQTPFSLLLLEMSLVILLSRLVRFLLKPLRQPRVVSDVIGGIIVGPTVLGRSRTFARKMFSDEGSFLVHNLGVLGFIYFLFISGVKMDLSMMKGSGRKHVMIAVCGAITPLVSVTLVALLFRTRLDHELEKGSSIWGVAASMSITAFPVLYPILREQNLLSSEIGRMALSVSIITDAIGITFVIAFEAAKQGESRSKAALWHLVSLFGFIGFTTTVVRRAMTWVIRRTPEGKPVAQVYIIFILLGVMVMAFLSDFLGAAIANGPLWLGLAIPDGPPLGSTIVDKCETIMMELFMPFAYASVGLYVDLFSLSDYWSALSPLFIMVITGFSAKLLSTLLTAHFLEMPFRDSLTLSLIMSFRGQVEYLLYLHWVDLKMVKLPGFTLMVLSSTVLTAVVTPLVSTLYNPTRPYMVNKRRTIQHTAPNAELHLVACIHDQENVAWLINLLEVSNPTLSSPVVVYALRLVELLGRASPIFIDHEKHEKQYGENTSYSTVHSALKLYQETRGDYVRIHPFTAVSPRRSMYQDICELALVNKASLIILPFHAEGIDINGNISHMVNSCILAHAPCSVAILVDKGPQRNQCVTRSFRASSRHFAVLFLGGADAREALAYADRMAGNPDVSLTVVRFLTENYERDDGLEKKLDDGLVTWFWVKNEANEQVIYKEVVVRNGEETVSAIQAMNNDAYDLWIMGRKHGINPVLLEGLSNWSENQELGVIGDYIASMDFSSTASVLVLQQQILRGQRMPASHSIC; the protein is encoded by the exons ATGGTGAAAATTGATCCCAACGCTCGGGACCTGGTTTCGTGCCGAACCACCGTCAACAAGCATCGATCTATCGGGATATTCTATGGGGAGAATCCTCTGCAGACCCCTTTTTCACTGCTCTTATTGGAGATGTCCCTCGTCATCCTCCTCAGTCGTCTCGTTCGCTTTCTTCTCAAGCCTCTGAGGCAGCCTAGAGTTGTCTCTGATGTTATT GGTGGTATAATCGTGGGACCGACGGTTCTGGGGCGCAGCAGGACGTTCGCGAGGAAGATGTTTTCGGATGAAGGAAGCTTTTTGGTGCACAATTTGGGAGTACTGGGtttcatatatttcctattcaTATCAGGAGTGAAAATGGATCTTTCTATGATGAAGGGTTCGGGAAGGAAGCATGTAATGATAGCTGTATGTGGAGCGATTACTCCCCTGGTATCGGTCACTCTAGTGGCGCTTCTCTTCCGGACACGGTTAGATCACGAGCTTGAGAAGGGTTCATCGATATGGGGGGTTGCTGCAAGTATGTCCATAACAGCATTTCCTGTGCTCTACCCTATCCTGAGAGAGCAGAACCTGCTGAGTTCGGAGATAGGACGAATGGCATTGTCCGTCTCAATCATAACCGACGCAATAGGGATCACTTTTGTGATAGCTTTTGAGGCTGCAAAACAAGGGGAATCCAGGAGCAAGGCTGCTCTGTGGCATTTGGTTTCCTTGTTTGGATTTATAGGGTTTACAACGACTGTTGTTCGGAGAGCCATGACTTGGGTCATTCGCAGAACACCAGAGGGGAAACCAGTGGCACAGGtctacataatttttattttgctgGGGGTGATGGTGATGGCGTTTTTGTCTGACTTCCTCGGTGCAGCCATTGCGAATGGGCCGCTGTGGCTGGGGCTGGCAATACCCGATGGTCCGCCGCTGGGATCCACCATAGTCGACAAATGCGAAACTATCATGATGGAGCTTTTCATGCCCTTTGCATACGCATCAGTGGGGCTCTACGTGGATCTATTTTCCTTGAGTGACTACTGGTCGGCTCTGTCCCCCCTGTTTATCATGGTCATCACCGGATTTTCAGCCAAACTGCTTTCGACTCTACTCACTGCTCATTTCCTTGAAATGCCGTTTAGAGATAGCCTCACTCTTAGTCTCATTATGAGCTTTAGAGGCCAAGTAGAGTACCTGTTATACCTGCATTGGGTAGACCTTAAG ATGGTGAAGCTGCCAGGTTTCACGTTGATGGTGCTGTCAAGTACTGTACTAACTGCAGTGGTCACACCTTTGGTCAGTACTCTCTATAATCCGACAAGGCCATACATGGTTAATAAGAGGCGAACCATCCAGCATACTGCTCCAAACGCTGAACTCCATTTGGTAGCTTGCATCCATGACCAGGAAAACGTGGCTTGGCTGATTAATCTTCTTGAAGTATCAAATCCAACATTGAGTAGCCCCGTTGTGGTTTATGCTCTCCGCCTGGTTGAGCTCCTTGGCCGGGCTTCACCCATCTTTATAGACCATGAAAAACATGAGAAGCAGTATGGAGAGAATACCAGCTACTCCACCGTCCACAGCGCCCTAAAGCTCTATCAGGAAACCAGAGGCGATTATGTCAGGATCCATCCCTTCACAGCTGTGTCCCCCCGACGAAGCATGTACCAAGACATATGTGAGCTCGCTCTCGTGAATAAAGCTAGTCTCATTATCCTGCCCTTCCATGCCGAAGGCATTGATATCAATGGCAACATTTCGCACATGGTCAACTCATGTATCTTGGCCCATGCACCTTGCTCTGTTGCAATCCTTGTAGACAAGGGTCCTCAAAGAAACCAATGTGTGACACGCTCCTTCCGGGCCTCATCCCGTCATTTTgcagttttatttttaggaggAGCTGATGCTCGAGAGGCCCTTGCTTATGCAGATCGAATGGCTGGGAATCCCGATGTGTCTCTTACAGTAGTACGGTTCCTTACCGAAAATTATGAAAGAGATGATGGATTAGAGAAGAAGCTTGATGATGGGTTGGTGACATGGTTTTGGGTGAAGAATGAGGCAAATGAGCAGGTGATTTACAAAGAGGTCGTGGTGAGGAATGGAGAAGAAACAGTGAGCGCCATTCAGGCTATGAACAACGATGCCTATGATCTTTGGATCATGGGGAGGAAACATGGGATCAATCCGGTGCTCCTCGAAGGATTATCAAATTGGAGTGAGAATCAAGAATTGGGAGTGATTGGAGACTACATTGCTTCCATGGATTTCAGTAGTACAGCTTCTGTATTGGTATTGCAACAACAGATATTAAGAGGGCAAAGGATGCCTGCATCCCATAGTATATGTTAG